The following are from one region of the Paenibacillus sp. JZ16 genome:
- a CDS encoding GH92 family glycosyl hydrolase, whose translation MLNYIDTRQGTNNQYTYSNGNALPYTGVPFGMNHYVVQTKNEGSWFFNPNDRVFQGIRLTHQPSPWMGDFAHFLMTPIADDKIRGSVFTCQSSYRPEEATFKPHYLRVKQQRYNITTELVPSTYGAAMRMKYNSGQQAGFVLNVNNISEFRLDAAQRKLTGYVSNFAGCHDDGFRMYVAISFSKDIDLATTGYYNEEGKFFPAVAFGGVDQHVVIRFIDCERDVLDVKLATSFISLEQAELNLARELDISLDEQKELAAQAWNHYLNKVRVTHSNEEYMRTFYTCLYRMFLFPQKFYELDANMEPVHYDTTARSVKKGILYTNNGFWDTYKTVYPLYSIIAPKEYEEMLEGFLNSYRETGFLPKWLSPDERGLMPGTLIDAVIADAAAKGLAQHLLPELLEAMLTAATTQSGQNCYGRQGTLDYIKYGYVPSSYHESVNHTLDYAYSDYCISRVADVLGRSDVANQYRQSALNYRNIFDAETGFMRAKDQDGQFRPDFNDTSWGLDYAEGSAWQTSFAVFQDFQGLIEAYGSEKRFFDKITELCNKAPDFDVRGYGFEIHEMSEMAAIDYGQLAISNQPSFHIPYLFNYVGQPASSQVVLKQLMSNLFNSGFDGFPGDEDNGSMSGWYVFSSMGFYPVCPGSNEYVLGIPLFDSVSIELPNGKQMSIHTDNNNPQSNFVASVQLEGQDYTKLYITHEDILAGKSLDFRLGLAPSYRAYSSDELPFSISKK comes from the coding sequence ATGCTGAACTATATCGATACAAGGCAAGGCACCAACAACCAATACACCTATTCCAACGGGAATGCGCTTCCTTATACGGGTGTACCTTTCGGTATGAACCATTATGTCGTCCAGACCAAAAACGAAGGAAGCTGGTTCTTCAACCCTAATGACCGCGTCTTCCAAGGCATTCGCCTGACACACCAGCCAAGTCCATGGATGGGCGATTTCGCCCACTTCCTGATGACTCCGATTGCGGACGACAAAATCAGAGGGTCCGTCTTCACCTGTCAAAGCTCCTACCGGCCTGAAGAAGCGACATTCAAACCCCACTATCTCAGAGTGAAGCAGCAGCGTTATAACATCACCACGGAGCTGGTTCCCAGCACCTACGGTGCGGCAATGCGTATGAAGTACAATTCCGGGCAGCAGGCAGGCTTTGTCCTGAATGTTAATAACATAAGCGAGTTCCGACTGGATGCAGCCCAGCGCAAATTAACTGGCTATGTCAGCAACTTCGCAGGCTGTCACGATGACGGGTTCCGTATGTACGTAGCCATAAGCTTTAGCAAGGACATAGATCTTGCTACAACAGGTTATTACAACGAAGAAGGCAAGTTCTTCCCTGCGGTTGCTTTTGGCGGTGTCGACCAGCACGTCGTTATTCGTTTCATAGACTGTGAAAGAGACGTGCTGGATGTTAAACTGGCGACGTCGTTTATTAGCCTGGAGCAAGCAGAGCTTAACCTTGCGCGCGAGCTTGACATATCCCTGGATGAGCAGAAGGAACTGGCTGCACAAGCCTGGAATCATTACCTTAACAAAGTCCGGGTCACTCACTCGAACGAAGAATATATGCGCACCTTCTATACTTGCCTGTACCGCATGTTCCTGTTCCCGCAGAAGTTTTATGAGCTGGATGCCAACATGGAGCCGGTACATTACGATACAACGGCCCGATCCGTCAAAAAGGGCATTCTCTATACCAATAACGGCTTCTGGGATACTTACAAAACCGTATATCCGCTCTATTCCATCATCGCGCCCAAGGAATATGAGGAAATGCTGGAAGGTTTCCTGAATTCCTACCGCGAGACCGGCTTCCTGCCAAAATGGCTGTCCCCGGATGAGCGCGGGCTGATGCCAGGCACGCTTATTGACGCCGTCATTGCGGATGCGGCGGCTAAGGGACTGGCTCAGCACCTGCTGCCGGAACTGCTGGAAGCCATGCTGACCGCAGCCACCACGCAGAGCGGACAGAATTGTTATGGACGGCAAGGAACGCTGGATTACATCAAGTACGGTTATGTTCCAAGCAGCTATCACGAGAGCGTGAACCACACGCTGGATTACGCATACAGCGACTACTGCATCAGCCGCGTGGCCGATGTCTTGGGCCGATCGGATGTTGCAAACCAATACAGACAAAGCGCGCTCAACTACAGAAATATTTTCGATGCAGAAACCGGGTTTATGCGGGCCAAGGATCAGGACGGCCAATTCCGTCCGGATTTCAACGATACGAGCTGGGGGCTTGATTATGCCGAGGGAAGCGCCTGGCAGACCAGCTTTGCCGTATTCCAGGATTTCCAAGGCTTGATCGAGGCGTATGGTTCGGAGAAACGTTTTTTCGATAAAATCACCGAATTGTGCAACAAAGCACCGGACTTCGACGTACGGGGCTACGGCTTTGAAATTCATGAGATGAGTGAGATGGCTGCCATCGACTATGGCCAGCTGGCGATATCCAATCAGCCAAGCTTCCATATTCCTTATCTGTTCAACTATGTCGGGCAGCCCGCATCATCCCAGGTCGTCCTCAAACAGCTGATGTCGAACCTGTTCAACAGCGGCTTTGACGGTTTCCCGGGAGACGAGGATAACGGCAGCATGTCCGGATGGTATGTGTTTAGCTCCATGGGCTTCTATCCGGTATGTCCGGGCAGTAATGAATATGTGCTCGGCATCCCGTTGTTCGACAGCGTGAGTATTGAGCTGCCAAACGGCAAACAGATGTCGATTCATACCGACAACAACAATCCGCAGTCCAACTTCGTGGCCAGCGTTCAATTGGAAGGACAGGATTACACCAAACTGTACATTACGCATGAGGATATTCTGGCAGGCAAGTCCCTCGATTTCCGTCTCGGGCTGGCTCCAAGCTACCGTGCTTACAGCTCTGATGAGCTCCCGTTCTCGATATCGAAGAAGTAG
- a CDS encoding spore germination protein, protein MTGLYDADLTSVRKAIGNNGDVEIREFTIRGTGTRAAIVFVDGLMNNDLMDTHLIRPLMLVGIPEAEQEQFNRSSDTIKSYISSQMLPVSEIKHTARLLELVQSVLVGTTGLLVDGMQGAFLVGSAKGKSRNLEEPLSEALLRGPRVGFTERLADNTGLLRLHGKNESLLLTRFEVGNRVKKDLIIAYMKDIADPKLVEEVVTRIQKLEIDDPLESGYIEQLIEENVMSPFQQVQNTERPDRVIGALLEGRVAILLDGTPYALIVPVTFSMLLQSPEDYYERWISGSFVRLLRFLSALLALLAPALYISFISFHPGLIPTKLALTIIETRQGVPFPSIIEALIMEIAIEILREAGIRLPKPIGPAMGIVGGLIIGDAAVQAGIVSPFLVIVVAVTAISSFTIPVYSAGITLRVLRFTAMFFAAVLGLYGVVMFFLLLCSHLVILKSFGVPYASPMVPYGISDLKDFLIRFPLKVMKKRPRMLKPNDPDRRN, encoded by the coding sequence TTGACGGGGCTTTACGATGCGGATTTAACATCCGTCCGTAAAGCAATCGGTAACAACGGGGACGTGGAAATCAGAGAATTTACGATCCGGGGAACGGGAACGCGGGCAGCCATCGTTTTTGTCGACGGATTGATGAACAACGATCTTATGGACACCCATCTTATAAGGCCCCTCATGTTGGTGGGAATTCCAGAAGCGGAGCAGGAACAGTTCAATCGTTCAAGCGATACGATCAAATCCTATATCAGCAGCCAGATGCTCCCTGTAAGCGAAATTAAACATACCGCTAGATTACTGGAACTCGTACAATCTGTTCTTGTGGGCACAACCGGTTTATTGGTAGATGGAATGCAAGGCGCCTTCCTGGTTGGTTCTGCCAAGGGGAAGAGCCGAAATCTGGAGGAACCTCTATCCGAAGCACTTCTTCGAGGCCCGCGTGTCGGGTTTACCGAGAGATTGGCCGACAATACAGGATTACTGCGGCTTCACGGAAAAAACGAAAGCCTTCTGCTCACCCGATTTGAGGTTGGGAACCGCGTGAAAAAGGATCTGATCATTGCCTATATGAAGGATATTGCCGACCCGAAGCTAGTCGAGGAGGTCGTTACGCGAATTCAGAAACTCGAAATTGATGACCCTCTCGAGTCAGGATACATCGAGCAATTGATTGAGGAAAATGTCATGAGTCCTTTTCAGCAAGTGCAGAACACGGAAAGACCCGACAGGGTGATCGGGGCTTTACTGGAAGGGCGGGTAGCTATCCTGCTTGATGGCACGCCGTATGCGCTAATCGTCCCTGTCACGTTCAGCATGCTGCTGCAGTCGCCGGAGGATTACTACGAGAGATGGATCTCGGGATCCTTTGTCCGCTTATTGCGTTTTCTCTCCGCCCTGCTGGCACTTCTGGCTCCGGCACTCTACATTTCGTTTATTTCTTTTCATCCCGGGCTGATTCCAACCAAGCTGGCGCTAACGATCATTGAAACCAGGCAAGGCGTGCCCTTTCCCTCAATCATCGAAGCGCTCATCATGGAAATCGCCATTGAAATATTGCGGGAGGCCGGGATTCGGCTCCCGAAACCCATCGGGCCTGCGATGGGCATCGTAGGCGGTCTGATTATTGGCGATGCTGCCGTACAAGCCGGTATCGTCAGTCCGTTTCTCGTTATTGTCGTGGCCGTAACCGCCATCTCTTCCTTCACGATCCCAGTATACAGTGCCGGCATTACATTGCGCGTTCTTCGGTTTACCGCGATGTTCTTTGCGGCAGTGCTTGGACTGTATGGTGTCGTGATGTTCTTCCTTCTTCTCTGCAGTCATTTGGTCATACTGAAGAGCTTCGGCGTACCTTATGCAAGTCCAATGGTGCCTTACGGCATCAGTGACTTGAAGGACTTCCTCATTCGGTTCCCGCTGAAAGTGATGAAGAAACGACCTCGAATGTTAAAACCGAACGACCCTGACCGCAGAAATTAA
- a CDS encoding DMT family transporter — protein MELLSLLLVLSSGLTHALWNLFTKRSIHKSVFLWCIHSVTLILLMPSFLMEMSGLKLEPHIYGLMLLSMTIQGFYITLLSKAYTHGDMSQVYPFMRGLGAMLTSLCSLVLFHEHLSAAGYMGLSIIIFSLFAVSGLKFRGPSSLNPKALIYACLVGLCISGYTLTDKAVLDAGVSPIALIQLSNISYFIALIVPVILSRGLKQEWTVNWRTILLGSILAPGSYLLFLFAMRLTPLAHIAPVREISTVFGTLLGIIVLREQQGWRRIITSVLITLGIITIASWG, from the coding sequence ATGGAGCTGCTATCCCTGCTGTTGGTGCTGTCTTCCGGTCTTACCCATGCCCTCTGGAATCTGTTCACGAAGCGAAGCATTCATAAATCGGTGTTTCTGTGGTGCATCCATTCTGTCACCTTAATCCTCCTGATGCCTTCATTTCTCATGGAGATGTCAGGGCTAAAGCTGGAACCGCACATTTACGGACTTATGCTGCTGTCTATGACCATTCAGGGCTTCTATATTACGCTGCTCTCCAAAGCCTATACCCATGGCGATATGTCCCAGGTATACCCGTTTATGCGAGGGCTTGGGGCCATGCTGACCTCGCTGTGCAGCCTCGTGTTGTTCCATGAGCATCTAAGTGCAGCGGGTTATATGGGCCTTAGCATCATTATCTTTTCGTTGTTTGCTGTATCGGGTTTGAAATTCAGAGGCCCTTCCAGCCTGAACCCCAAGGCCTTAATCTATGCTTGCCTGGTTGGACTATGCATTTCCGGATATACCCTGACCGACAAGGCTGTTCTGGACGCAGGGGTCTCTCCGATCGCCCTGATTCAATTATCCAATATCAGTTATTTCATCGCTCTCATCGTTCCCGTGATACTGTCCAGAGGGCTGAAACAGGAATGGACGGTGAACTGGCGCACGATTCTGTTGGGCTCCATCCTGGCACCGGGATCGTACTTGCTATTCCTGTTCGCCATGCGGCTTACTCCGCTTGCACACATCGCGCCGGTTCGTGAAATCAGCACGGTATTCGGCACTCTGCTCGGCATCATCGTTCTGCGTGAGCAGCAAGGCTGGCGGCGAATCATTACATCCGTGCTCATCACGCTGGGTATCATCACCATTGCATCATGGGGGTAG
- a CDS encoding TetR/AcrR family transcriptional regulator, producing the protein MAPLNEEQLHQIRDERKEQIMRAAIKVFSRRGIFGTKMSMIASEAGVSHGLLYHYFKSKDELFITLVQWSMEEARLALSEIYNVPGTPLEKITLLTSMILQEDDNTHFMLIQQARTSDGVPEEAKRIIESYSIHAFVDQLMPLFEAGQDAGEIAAGDLRELVACYLSVLSGLMTLKSQEDPSYTPPKAELLLRLLRNG; encoded by the coding sequence ATGGCCCCGTTAAACGAAGAACAACTGCATCAAATACGCGACGAACGAAAAGAACAAATCATGCGAGCTGCCATCAAAGTATTTTCCAGAAGAGGTATTTTCGGAACCAAGATGAGCATGATCGCCAGTGAAGCCGGGGTCAGCCACGGTCTTCTCTATCATTATTTTAAATCCAAAGACGAGTTGTTCATCACGCTCGTTCAATGGTCGATGGAGGAGGCACGGCTAGCGCTCTCCGAAATCTATAACGTGCCCGGTACCCCTCTTGAGAAAATCACATTGCTAACCTCCATGATTCTCCAAGAGGATGATAATACGCACTTTATGCTGATTCAGCAAGCACGTACCTCGGATGGCGTGCCCGAAGAGGCCAAGCGGATTATCGAGAGCTATTCCATCCATGCCTTTGTTGACCAGCTTATGCCGCTGTTCGAAGCAGGGCAGGATGCAGGGGAGATTGCGGCTGGCGATCTGAGAGAGCTCGTAGCCTGTTATTTATCCGTGCTATCGGGATTAATGACGCTGAAGTCCCAAGAGGACCCAAGCTATACGCCCCCTAAGGCGGAGCTGCTGCTGCGACTGCTTAGGAACGGATAA
- a CDS encoding DeoR/GlpR family DNA-binding transcription regulator: protein MSVTYEERRGKILNQLELEGKVRVHALAEQLEVSAETIRRDLDRLEKEGQLRKVYGGAVKSRSGHIEPSFTSRSQTCAEEKAAIGKLAASLVKEGETILLDNGTTTIEVIRYLKDRSDVTVITHSLPVLNLAMEIFQGKIIYIGGDMDRTKQAATGPLTEMLLEQFKVNKAFISVGGISLTDGITDYNLDEAYISRKMLERSEEGIVLADHTKLGVTTFSKLAKLEDISMVITDPGCSQEWVDNLSARSIEVLIGHF, encoded by the coding sequence ATGTCTGTAACCTATGAGGAACGCAGGGGGAAGATCTTAAATCAATTGGAGCTGGAGGGCAAGGTGAGAGTCCACGCCCTTGCGGAGCAGCTGGAGGTATCCGCGGAAACGATCCGCCGCGATTTGGACCGGTTAGAGAAAGAAGGCCAGCTGCGCAAAGTTTACGGCGGCGCCGTCAAATCTCGTTCCGGGCATATTGAACCGTCCTTCACCAGCCGTTCCCAGACATGCGCAGAGGAAAAGGCCGCGATCGGTAAACTCGCCGCCTCCCTAGTCAAGGAAGGGGAGACCATTCTGCTGGATAACGGAACAACCACGATTGAAGTCATCCGTTATCTTAAGGACCGGTCCGATGTGACGGTCATCACCCATTCGCTGCCTGTCCTGAATCTGGCTATGGAGATTTTTCAGGGAAAGATTATTTATATCGGCGGGGATATGGACCGGACCAAGCAGGCGGCAACAGGTCCTCTCACTGAAATGCTGCTGGAACAGTTCAAGGTCAATAAAGCATTTATCTCGGTCGGCGGTATCTCCTTAACCGATGGCATTACCGATTACAATTTGGATGAAGCCTACATATCGCGAAAAATGCTGGAGCGTTCGGAGGAAGGCATCGTTCTTGCCGATCACACCAAGCTCGGGGTAACCACGTTCTCGAAGCTCGCCAAACTGGAGGACATCTCCATGGTTATCACGGATCCGGGCTGTTCGCAGGAATGGGTGGATAATCTGTCCGCCCGCAGCATTGAAGTCCTTATCGGACATTTCTGA
- a CDS encoding metallophosphoesterase family protein, with the protein MKPTLRFGDDHTFKIVQFTDIHWKNGEPEDQMSRRCMETVLDLEQPDLVVFTGDLIYSGEADPGWKKCQDPVQAFKDVVKTVESRGIRWAFVFGNHDTEGDITREELMDAALQHTYNCAEHGSPEIHGVGNYTLPLYGSNGEETAAVLYFFDSGRESEHPAVPGYDWIRRDQIRWYEMASLAYSAKHQGNPLPSLAFFHIPLPEYREVWERKTCYGSKFERVCCPELNTGLFAAMLERGDVMGTFAGHDHINDYWGELHGIRLCYGRATGYGTYGREGMLRGARVIRLHEGQRQFDTWIRLSDGSQIREQEKHEPETPL; encoded by the coding sequence TTGAAGCCAACTCTTCGATTCGGAGACGATCATACCTTCAAGATTGTGCAGTTCACAGATATTCATTGGAAGAATGGGGAGCCGGAGGATCAGATGAGCCGGCGCTGCATGGAAACGGTATTGGACCTGGAGCAGCCTGATCTGGTGGTATTTACGGGCGATCTCATTTATTCGGGGGAAGCCGATCCCGGCTGGAAAAAGTGCCAGGATCCAGTGCAGGCCTTCAAGGATGTTGTCAAGACGGTGGAGTCACGCGGAATTCGCTGGGCCTTCGTATTCGGGAATCATGATACGGAGGGGGATATCACACGTGAAGAGCTTATGGATGCAGCCCTGCAGCACACCTACAACTGTGCAGAGCACGGCTCGCCGGAAATTCATGGCGTAGGGAATTATACGCTTCCTTTATACGGCAGCAATGGGGAAGAGACAGCGGCCGTCTTGTACTTCTTCGATTCAGGGAGAGAGTCCGAACATCCTGCAGTTCCGGGGTACGATTGGATTCGGCGCGATCAGATCCGCTGGTATGAGATGGCGTCCTTGGCTTACAGCGCCAAGCATCAAGGGAATCCGCTGCCGTCATTGGCTTTTTTCCATATCCCTCTGCCGGAGTATCGTGAGGTGTGGGAGCGGAAGACGTGTTACGGCAGCAAGTTTGAAAGGGTATGCTGTCCGGAGTTGAATACCGGTCTGTTCGCGGCCATGCTGGAGCGGGGCGATGTGATGGGCACGTTCGCCGGACATGATCATATCAATGATTACTGGGGGGAGCTGCACGGCATCCGTCTTTGTTACGGCAGAGCTACCGGTTATGGTACATATGGCCGGGAAGGCATGCTCCGTGGTGCGAGGGTTATTCGCCTGCATGAAGGACAGCGGCAGTTCGACACTTGGATTAGGCTGAGCGACGGCTCGCAGATTCGGGAACAGGAGAAGCATGAACCCGAGACGCCCCTCTGA
- a CDS encoding MarR family winged helix-turn-helix transcriptional regulator: MKQLGFHQENRLAMLSWIRITRFQQIGNHLSNEFLQPFCITVAQFDVLIQVFAHQPLSQQELAEYLSISGGGVSHMVKRLEKLDLIVRKQDWKVKYISLTDKGQALLEEIIPLLSDFQTSMFDVLDEQELQQLYKTMRKLHQHNGKKKSAHPRVIVEEE, encoded by the coding sequence ATGAAACAATTGGGATTTCATCAGGAGAACCGATTAGCTATGCTGTCCTGGATTCGGATCACCCGTTTTCAACAGATCGGCAATCACCTCTCGAATGAGTTCTTACAGCCGTTCTGCATCACGGTTGCCCAATTCGACGTTTTGATCCAGGTCTTCGCGCACCAACCTTTATCACAGCAGGAGCTGGCCGAATATCTTTCCATTAGCGGCGGCGGTGTCTCCCATATGGTAAAACGGCTGGAGAAGCTGGATCTGATTGTCCGCAAGCAGGATTGGAAGGTAAAGTATATCTCGCTAACGGATAAGGGACAGGCCCTGCTGGAAGAAATTATTCCGCTGCTGTCGGATTTCCAAACCTCTATGTTCGACGTTCTGGATGAACAGGAGTTACAGCAGCTTTACAAGACGATGAGGAAGCTTCATCAGCATAATGGAAAGAAAAAGTCGGCACACCCGAGGGTTATCGTCGAGGAGGAGTAG
- a CDS encoding cysteine hydrolase family protein yields MKKSALLVIDVQNEMFQVNDPVFEGDRLLHNLKQLIAKARSGGIPILYIQHNDEGLMAGSEAWKINREIAPAMSDTIIQKTRPDSFYNTSLEEKLKQQGIEHVILAGMQSELCVDTTCRRASSLGYDVTLVSDAHSTWNNSVLTAQQIIDHVNATLRWFADVKTTEEILITKEAGV; encoded by the coding sequence TTGAAGAAGAGTGCGCTTTTGGTCATTGATGTACAGAATGAGATGTTTCAAGTGAATGATCCGGTGTTTGAAGGGGATCGATTGCTCCACAATCTCAAGCAGCTGATCGCAAAAGCCAGAAGCGGCGGCATTCCTATCCTCTACATACAACATAATGACGAAGGTTTGATGGCAGGGTCGGAGGCGTGGAAGATTAACCGTGAGATTGCGCCTGCGATGTCGGATACGATCATTCAGAAGACCAGACCGGATTCATTCTATAACACCTCACTTGAAGAGAAACTGAAGCAGCAAGGCATAGAACATGTGATTCTTGCAGGTATGCAGAGTGAGTTATGCGTAGACACCACGTGCAGGAGAGCGTCCAGTTTGGGCTATGATGTCACGCTGGTATCCGATGCACACAGCACCTGGAACAATTCGGTGTTAACCGCGCAGCAGATCATAGATCATGTGAACGCTACCCTGAGATGGTTTGCCGACGTGAAGACAACAGAAGAAATCCTCATTACGAAAGAAGCCGGCGTGTAA
- a CDS encoding alkaline phosphatase family protein, giving the protein MAKRVIILGIDGAGRFVQEADAPHLHALLQAGAYSYDAQTVFPSISAECWGSLLYGVSPAQHGLDNDRAIHGQIPDDFPYSSLFKLARQQWPDAPLSAFSCWEPINTGIIENTINVHMESKPDPELTEAIVDYIHQQPDFKLMFIQLDHPDGAGHKYGFGTDKQLEQIAVTDKYVDMIIEALDDQQLLEDTWIITVTDHGGGGAHPNDHGSDHPMDMTITWGITGPGVKPGLLDAPISIMDTAAVIGHVLGLHTPDCWEGKVPEGIF; this is encoded by the coding sequence ATGGCTAAACGCGTCATTATTCTTGGAATTGATGGAGCAGGCAGGTTCGTTCAAGAAGCGGATGCACCGCATCTTCACGCCCTGCTGCAAGCTGGAGCCTACTCGTACGATGCGCAGACCGTATTTCCCAGCATCAGTGCTGAATGTTGGGGCTCGTTGTTATATGGCGTAAGCCCGGCCCAACACGGTCTTGATAATGACCGGGCGATCCACGGGCAAATTCCGGATGACTTCCCCTATTCGTCACTATTCAAGCTGGCCCGCCAGCAATGGCCGGATGCTCCTCTGTCCGCGTTCAGCTGCTGGGAACCGATCAACACAGGAATCATTGAGAATACGATCAATGTTCATATGGAATCCAAACCCGATCCCGAGCTGACGGAAGCCATCGTCGATTATATTCATCAGCAGCCCGATTTCAAACTGATGTTCATTCAGTTGGATCACCCCGACGGCGCGGGCCACAAGTACGGATTCGGTACTGATAAGCAGCTGGAGCAGATTGCCGTTACGGATAAGTACGTAGACATGATAATCGAGGCACTGGATGATCAGCAGCTGCTGGAAGATACGTGGATCATCACGGTTACGGACCATGGCGGCGGAGGCGCTCATCCTAATGACCATGGCAGTGACCATCCGATGGATATGACCATCACCTGGGGGATTACGGGTCCGGGCGTAAAACCCGGCCTTCTCGACGCTCCGATCAGCATCATGGACACGGCCGCCGTCATCGGTCATGTGCTGGGGCTGCACACACCGGATTGCTGGGAAGGCAAGGTGCCCGAAGGAATATTTTAA
- a CDS encoding GntR family transcriptional regulator produces the protein MEQIPLYQHIVNALTAKIESGELQAGDQLPTEAEISKEYNVSRITSKRALTELENAKLIYRIQGKGSFVSTDKAPQRHLSKTNKEILLILPFAHNPGLGDYEKGINEYLATTDYTLNIQSNTIVGQRKLLEAALQSANSGLILYPISSISDLGILYQYHLAQYPLVTMDKCIEGIPFRSVVSDNFGGGYQASKHLIENNHKKIAFISSLKVENSSSIRERYFGYLKALYDYKLIDYSVNDLTDRYLTHDNDNGREYYIQFIQAVVTQGITGIVAENDLIAIEIIQIAKELGLSVPDDFSIVGFDNIHLAGFVEPKLTTISQDFGQMGYQAAQCLITLIENPQDHPHENTVVPVRLIERQTVKKL, from the coding sequence ATGGAACAAATTCCACTATATCAACATATCGTAAATGCTTTAACGGCCAAGATTGAATCCGGAGAGCTCCAGGCTGGAGATCAGCTTCCAACCGAAGCCGAGATTTCGAAGGAATACAACGTCAGCCGGATCACCTCGAAGAGGGCGCTGACCGAGCTGGAGAATGCCAAGCTGATCTACCGGATCCAAGGTAAGGGAAGCTTCGTGAGCACAGACAAAGCCCCTCAAAGGCACCTGAGCAAGACGAATAAGGAGATCCTGCTGATTCTGCCATTCGCTCATAACCCGGGACTTGGTGATTACGAAAAAGGCATCAACGAATATCTCGCAACGACCGACTACACTTTGAACATTCAGTCCAATACGATTGTCGGACAGCGGAAGCTGCTGGAAGCCGCGCTTCAAAGCGCCAATTCGGGGCTGATTCTCTACCCGATAAGCAGCATCTCGGATCTTGGCATTCTGTATCAGTATCACCTGGCACAGTACCCGCTGGTGACGATGGATAAATGCATTGAAGGGATTCCGTTCCGTTCGGTTGTCTCCGACAACTTCGGTGGCGGGTATCAGGCCTCCAAACATCTGATCGAGAATAATCATAAGAAGATCGCCTTTATCTCCTCCTTGAAGGTAGAGAACTCTTCCTCGATCCGGGAGCGGTATTTCGGCTATTTGAAAGCTTTGTATGATTACAAACTGATCGATTACAGCGTCAATGACTTGACCGACCGGTACTTAACCCATGACAACGACAACGGCAGAGAATACTATATTCAGTTTATTCAAGCCGTTGTGACGCAAGGAATTACGGGTATTGTTGCCGAGAATGACCTCATCGCGATCGAGATCATTCAGATTGCCAAAGAGCTGGGCCTGTCGGTACCGGATGATTTCTCCATCGTGGGCTTTGACAACATTCATCTCGCGGGCTTCGTTGAACCCAAGCTGACCACCATATCCCAGGATTTCGGACAGATGGGGTATCAGGCTGCACAGTGCCTTATCACCCTGATCGAGAATCCCCAGGATCACCCGCATGAGAATACCGTGGTTCCCGTTCGTCTCATTGAACGACAGACCGTGAAGAAGCTGTAA